One region of Carya illinoinensis cultivar Pawnee chromosome 8, C.illinoinensisPawnee_v1, whole genome shotgun sequence genomic DNA includes:
- the LOC122274519 gene encoding uncharacterized protein LOC122274519, with product MTKWQLPPQGTTKLNVDGAIFHTNGSAGVGLILRDWEGKVLLAVSKKEVAVMEPLEIELIATLRGLQFCIPLGLQSLSIETDSLILAQELSKLELSNYMFRNVVIDIKQLQTRILVCSIVHVNREGNELAHKLARFGRNVIDTSVWWESVPHSVEQVLWTDLLL from the coding sequence ATGACCAAATGGCAATTGCCTCCACAAGGAACGACAAAGCTCAATGTGGATGGAGCAATTTTTCATACTAATGGTAGTGCTGGGGTTGGTCTCATTCTAAGAGATTGGGAAGGAAAGGTGCTACTAGCTGTAAGTAAAAAGGAGGTAGCAGTGATGGAGCCTTTAGAGATCGAATTAATTGCTACACTAAGAGGCTTGCAATTTTGTATCCCTCTTGGATTGCAGTCTTTAAGCATTGAGACAGACTCTTTGATTTTAGCTCAAGAGTTATCAAAACTTGAGCTGTCCAATTATATGTTTAGGAATGTAGTGATAGATATCAAGCAGCTGCAGACTAGAATACTAGTTTGCTCAATTGTGCATGTCAATAGGGAAGGAAATGAATTAGCACATAAACTAGCAAGGTTTGGAAGAAATGTTATTGATACAAGTGTTTGGTGGGAGTCTGTTCCCCATAGTGTTGAACAAGTCCTATGGACTGATTTACTTTTGTAA